In Juglans regia cultivar Chandler chromosome 5, Walnut 2.0, whole genome shotgun sequence, the following are encoded in one genomic region:
- the LOC109019101 gene encoding uncharacterized protein LOC109019101, which produces MDNQGNTLVSWVYYCQGKTMEELRTSLLYTSLELEQTRLAVQEEIRKRDEELVHFKDLLREAIRGRDEAQEKCRLLLEKILLQQHPTAPLSGNSSIEDEPRIRGIDSNNGFSSSDCEGSIVSSSPVVDPIPQSLPQPTVEQLLVPEKPLPEKGKLLEAVMNAGPLLQTLLLAGPLPQWRHPPPPLESFEIPPVTIPSQPQPALLPQDSITNILRCNSTPTSCGINRKRVLCEGSDSPTETKYQRLAIQ; this is translated from the exons ATGGACAACCAAGGCAACACTCTTGTCAGCTGGGTTTACTACTGCCAAGGGAAG ACAATGGAAGAGCTAAGAACGTCCCTTTTGTACACAAGTTTGGAACTTGAACAAACAAGGTTGGCAGTTCAAGAGGAGATTAGAAAGAGAGATGAGGAATTAGTTCATTTCAAAGATCTGCTTAGGGAAGCCATCAGGGGAAGAGACGAAGCACAAGAGAAATGTCGACTCCTCCTCGAGAAGATCTTACTCCAACAACATCCAACTGCTCCTCTTTCAGGAAATTCTAGCATTGAAGATGAACCAAGAATCAGAGGAATCGACTCAAACAATGGCTTCTCATCCTCAGATTGCGAGGGGAGCATTGTTTCGTCTTCTCCGGTTGTTGACCCAATTCCACAATCCTTGCCACAACCGACAGTAGAGCAGCTACTAGTGCCTGAGAAGCCATTGCCGGAAAAGGGTAAGCTTTTGGAGGCAGTGATGAATGCCGGTCCACTCCTTCAGACTCTTCTTCTCGCCGGACCACTTCCCCAATGGCGGCATCCACCTCCACCACTTGAGTCCTTTGAGATTCCTCCTGTGACCATTCCTTCACAACCACAGCCAGCGCTCCTCCCTCAAGACTCAATCACCAACATTCTACGTTGCAACAGTACCCCCACCAGCTGTGGCATCAACAGAAAAAGGGTTCTTTGTGAAGGCTCTGATTCTCCTACAGAGACAAAGTACCAAAGGCTTGCTATTCAATGA